One stretch of Schlesneria sp. DSM 10557 DNA includes these proteins:
- a CDS encoding DUF1559 domain-containing protein has protein sequence MKPRAKSRLRWRDRRAFTLIELLVVIAIIAVLIALLLPAVQQAREAARRTQCKNNLKQIGLALHNYHSGFNVFPFSVSGSGPNAYNNPTIRQVKNTTGWVQLLPYFDQAPLFNTINHSAAMGRYMGPSWSTATVPLANGGPTIENANAAATKLVALLCPSDSGQAIFPGFDGNYGCETNRPAYKTNYGFSVSPPFGDYNWDTQNQYARALFGPESNSSMRDVSDGTSNTVAVAEQTLNVYDGITGSWACMQHVGQGVDFANLNGQRKINDWDCCGWGPGTPWSVKNPPGKLGEWGTVGSMHTGGCQVLLVDGSVRFISENIDAVTRQSLGYIADGKVVGEF, from the coding sequence ATGAAGCCGAGGGCGAAGTCCAGATTAAGGTGGCGGGATCGAAGAGCTTTTACACTGATCGAGTTGCTCGTCGTCATTGCAATTATTGCAGTGTTGATTGCGCTTCTGTTGCCTGCGGTGCAGCAGGCCCGCGAGGCAGCGAGACGAACTCAATGCAAGAACAATCTCAAGCAGATTGGTTTGGCACTGCACAACTATCACAGCGGATTCAATGTCTTCCCATTCTCGGTTTCCGGATCGGGTCCAAACGCCTACAACAACCCCACCATCCGACAGGTAAAGAATACAACGGGTTGGGTTCAGTTGCTGCCGTACTTCGATCAGGCACCCCTGTTTAACACTATTAACCATAGCGCAGCAATGGGACGCTATATGGGGCCAAGCTGGTCCACCGCGACGGTCCCACTTGCGAACGGGGGACCGACGATCGAGAACGCCAACGCCGCAGCGACCAAACTGGTGGCGCTGCTTTGCCCTTCGGATTCCGGACAGGCGATCTTCCCGGGATTCGATGGCAACTACGGCTGTGAAACAAACAGGCCTGCCTATAAAACCAACTATGGTTTTAGCGTTTCCCCCCCTTTCGGGGACTATAACTGGGATACACAGAATCAGTATGCGAGGGCGCTGTTCGGTCCTGAATCCAACTCCTCCATGCGAGATGTTTCGGACGGAACGAGTAACACGGTCGCTGTCGCAGAACAGACTCTCAATGTCTACGATGGTATCACGGGATCATGGGCCTGTATGCAGCACGTCGGCCAAGGGGTCGATTTTGCCAATCTGAATGGCCAGCGAAAAATCAACGACTGGGACTGTTGCGGCTGGGGGCCAGGAACTCCCTGGAGCGTGAAAAACCCACCCGGGAAACTGGGTGAATGGGGAACCGTCGGGAGTATGCACACGGGCGGCTGTCAGGTCCTGCTCGTTGATGGTTCCGTCCGTTTCATCAGCGAGAACATTGACGCGGTGACGCGCCAGAGCCTCGGCTACATTGCTGACGGAAAGGTCGTCGGCGAGTTCTAA
- a CDS encoding FG-GAP-like repeat-containing protein, giving the protein MSTSDDRPKPVPLATRSHNTRPWLLPLLIVIGIAGATAVAFKVFNANPTADELLEQSQTALDQRDYAQAVSTLERAVEQYPDLKEAWALLADASARGGDASRSLTALEQLVRLDPARASSLAVQLGRNWMTRNLIRPAINTLRLASVANPKVPEPDRYLAQIFAVTGHRAEVVECLVRLIQKNAFTQDDLVVLSSVNPTVDDSGRLELMLKADPNEKSPLLPQAMHELDRNRVSEAEQYLLEVVKADPGDNEAQSILGEIYADFAPEKFLAWNAQLHPTSENDGRIWLARAKWLNLNGKPDPAIRCLHEALVREPESLSANMLMGQVLKSRGLAELGTSYTERARSLQRITDLSSRMGEPQSHLLIEPMISELAATGRLWEAWGWADVYERRVRPAPGDPMLARKKDLAAQAALAGSTRTKPGSLAGDKSEWLKYPLPDWTQSAASPAGGEPTREGESTEIRFVDQAELAGLDFRYINTSAQDSGHKIYETMGAGVAVLDFDQDGWSDLYFAQGKPLPLSSATGPSDALYRNHRGERFESVTVPAGIDETSYSQGVTVGDYNNDGFPDIYVANLGRNKLFCNCGDGTFRDVTDEAGIQQSAWTVSCAIADLNGDGLPEIFDVNYCEGQDFLTATCYDEFRRPVVCRPTMFNAALDTVAVNLGDGRFQELQAEAGLDLPLGMGLGLVIGDFNDDHRPDVFISNDMTANFLLINQTEQAGGALRFVDEAFLRGVALDANGLAQACMGIATWDVNRDGKLDLFITNFARESNTLYLSQAGDVYEDQTQRAGLRKPTFEPLGFGTQFIDADRDGRPELVVMNGHIDEFLNEPFRMKAQIFHGLDDARFVEISDQVGGEFWRDERLARGLALIDWNRDGLTDFVATDLEKPVLLATNATENQCHSLCLKLIGTQSSRDAIGAKIRVVLQNGEERIAQLTGGDGYESCSERVVSIGVSRDERVNKIEVQWPSGHKDLFENVAVAAKWLAIESRSTLVEFNSDR; this is encoded by the coding sequence TTGTCCACTTCTGATGACCGCCCGAAGCCGGTTCCTCTGGCGACACGCTCACACAATACGAGGCCGTGGCTGCTGCCTTTGTTGATCGTCATCGGAATCGCGGGTGCGACGGCGGTGGCCTTCAAGGTATTTAACGCAAATCCCACCGCAGACGAGTTGCTCGAACAAAGTCAGACCGCCTTGGACCAGCGCGATTACGCGCAGGCCGTCAGCACGCTGGAGCGGGCAGTGGAGCAGTACCCTGACCTGAAAGAAGCATGGGCTCTGCTGGCCGATGCGTCCGCGCGGGGGGGAGATGCGTCCCGGTCGCTGACGGCACTTGAGCAACTGGTGCGACTGGATCCGGCTCGAGCCAGTTCCCTTGCCGTGCAATTGGGTAGAAACTGGATGACGCGGAATCTCATCCGACCCGCGATTAACACCCTGCGGCTGGCGAGTGTAGCGAACCCGAAAGTGCCTGAACCTGATCGCTACCTGGCGCAGATTTTTGCTGTGACGGGACATCGTGCCGAGGTGGTTGAGTGCCTGGTCCGACTGATTCAGAAGAACGCGTTTACGCAGGATGATCTGGTCGTGCTGTCTTCTGTCAATCCCACGGTTGATGACTCGGGTCGGCTCGAACTGATGCTCAAAGCCGATCCGAATGAAAAGTCGCCGCTGTTACCGCAGGCGATGCATGAGCTGGATCGAAACCGCGTCTCCGAGGCAGAACAATACCTGCTCGAGGTCGTGAAGGCCGACCCGGGGGACAACGAAGCACAGAGTATCCTGGGAGAGATCTACGCGGATTTCGCACCTGAGAAGTTTCTCGCCTGGAATGCTCAACTTCATCCCACGAGCGAGAACGACGGACGGATCTGGTTGGCACGGGCGAAATGGCTGAATCTCAACGGAAAACCCGACCCCGCGATCCGTTGCTTGCATGAGGCACTCGTTCGCGAGCCGGAAAGCCTTTCGGCCAACATGTTGATGGGGCAGGTACTCAAATCTCGCGGCCTGGCCGAACTCGGTACATCGTATACCGAGCGGGCACGCAGCCTTCAGCGGATCACCGATCTCAGTTCCCGCATGGGTGAGCCTCAGTCCCATTTGTTAATTGAACCTATGATCTCGGAACTCGCAGCGACGGGGCGATTATGGGAGGCCTGGGGGTGGGCCGATGTTTATGAAAGGCGTGTTCGTCCTGCTCCTGGTGATCCCATGCTGGCCCGGAAAAAAGACCTCGCTGCACAGGCGGCACTGGCCGGGTCAACGCGGACGAAGCCCGGCAGCCTGGCAGGGGATAAAAGTGAGTGGTTGAAATATCCGTTACCCGACTGGACCCAGTCTGCGGCCAGCCCAGCGGGGGGCGAGCCGACGAGGGAAGGTGAGTCGACTGAGATCCGGTTCGTGGACCAGGCTGAGTTGGCAGGACTGGACTTTCGCTATATCAACACGTCCGCTCAGGACTCGGGGCACAAGATTTATGAAACGATGGGGGCAGGGGTCGCAGTCCTGGATTTCGATCAGGATGGGTGGTCGGATCTCTACTTCGCGCAAGGCAAACCGCTTCCTCTTTCAAGTGCTACCGGGCCCAGTGATGCTCTCTACCGCAATCACCGGGGCGAGCGGTTTGAGTCTGTGACCGTTCCGGCGGGAATCGATGAGACGTCTTACTCCCAGGGGGTGACGGTAGGCGATTACAACAATGATGGATTCCCCGACATCTATGTGGCCAACCTGGGACGGAACAAGCTGTTCTGCAACTGTGGTGATGGAACATTCCGGGATGTCACGGATGAAGCGGGGATTCAGCAATCGGCGTGGACGGTGAGCTGCGCGATTGCCGATTTGAATGGGGATGGCTTGCCCGAGATCTTCGATGTCAATTACTGCGAAGGACAGGACTTTCTGACGGCGACTTGCTACGACGAATTTCGTAGGCCCGTCGTTTGTCGCCCGACAATGTTCAATGCCGCGCTCGACACCGTGGCGGTCAATCTGGGTGACGGCCGCTTTCAGGAACTTCAGGCGGAAGCGGGACTGGACCTTCCGCTCGGGATGGGACTGGGCCTCGTCATCGGTGACTTCAATGATGACCACCGACCCGATGTTTTTATCTCGAACGACATGACGGCAAATTTTCTGCTGATCAATCAAACGGAGCAAGCAGGAGGCGCGCTTCGCTTTGTCGATGAGGCATTCTTGCGGGGTGTCGCGCTTGACGCGAACGGTCTGGCCCAGGCGTGCATGGGGATTGCCACCTGGGACGTAAACCGTGACGGAAAGCTGGATCTGTTTATCACGAACTTCGCACGCGAGTCGAATACGTTGTACTTATCGCAGGCAGGGGACGTCTATGAGGATCAGACTCAGCGGGCCGGGCTTCGAAAGCCCACGTTTGAGCCTCTCGGCTTTGGTACTCAATTCATCGATGCGGATCGCGATGGCCGTCCCGAGTTGGTCGTGATGAATGGCCACATTGACGAATTTTTGAATGAACCGTTTCGCATGAAGGCACAGATTTTCCATGGACTTGATGACGCCCGGTTCGTCGAAATCTCCGATCAGGTGGGGGGCGAATTCTGGCGAGACGAAAGACTTGCCCGAGGTCTCGCCCTGATCGACTGGAATCGGGATGGTCTGACGGACTTCGTCGCGACCGACCTGGAAAAGCCCGTTCTACTGGCGACGAATGCGACGGAAAATCAGTGTCATTCGCTCTGCCTGAAACTCATTGGAACCCAATCCAGCCGTGATGCGATCGGCGCCAAAATTCGGGTCGTCCTGCAGAACGGCGAAGAAAGAATCGCGCAGTTGACAGGTGGCGACGGTTACGAATCGTGTAGTGAACGAGTTGTATCGATCGGGGTAAGTCGGGATGAACGAGTGAACAAGATTG